The following proteins come from a genomic window of Astatotilapia calliptera chromosome 11, fAstCal1.2, whole genome shotgun sequence:
- the rab25b gene encoding ras-related protein Rab-25b, giving the protein MGSDEAYNFVFKVVLIGESGVGKSNLLSRFTKNEFNHDSRTTIGVEFSTRTVLLNNFTIKAQIWDTAGLERYRAITSAYYRGAVGALLVYDITKHLTYESVERWLKELYEHADPHIVVMLVGNKTDLESERSVPNEEAKDFAEKKGLFFLETSALDSTNVEAAFTTVLAEIHKKVSSKEVVRGPMSAVTLNSPKAEDTEKKSCCKNI; this is encoded by the exons ATGGGGTCAGATGAGGCTTACAACTTTGTCTTTAAGG TGGTTCTAATAGGAGAGTCTGGTGTAGGAAAGAGCAATTTGTTGTCCCGCTTCACCAAAAATGAATTTAACCATGACAGCCGCACAACCATTGGGGTGGAGTTCAGCACACGGACAGTGCTGCTCAACAACTTCACCATCAAAGCTCAGATCTGGGACACTGCTGGGCTGGAGCGATACCGGGCCATCACATCTGC GTATTACAGAGGTGCTGTTGGAGCCCTGCTGGTCTATGACATCACCAAACACCTCACCTACGAGAGTGTGGAGCGCTGGCTAAAGGAGCTTTATGAACATGCTGACCCCCACATTGTGGTAATGCTGGTAGGCAACAAGACTGACCTGGAGTCAGAGAGATCAGTGCCTAATGAGGAGGCCAAAGACTTTGCAG AGAAGAAAGGCCTTTTCTTCCTGGAAACCTCAGCCTTGGATTCTACAAATGTAGAAGCAGCATTTACCACTGTCTTAGCag AGATTCACAAGAAGGTAAGCAGTAAGGAAGTGGTCCGAGGCCCCATGAGTGCAGTTACCCTGAACAGCCCTAAAGCAGAAGACACAGAGAAGAAGTCCTGCTGCAAGAACATCTGA